One Dermatophagoides farinae isolate YC_2012a chromosome 1, ASM2471394v1, whole genome shotgun sequence genomic region harbors:
- the Nhe1 gene encoding na[+]/H[+] hydrogen exchanger 1 codes for MIIMMDKLKIFHIERWSSLWPSSLKSLNMILIKRISILLLLLLFIVQYVNCDDKNPNEILSQSLNIQNFSTPSSTATDSSSSQTTTIVPIIASTNISSNLNSNFSTSLPTNLFHNFTDDSTVANQSTTNSTDNNGTNIATTSQTSTQVSIDPNLPHKGAAEEERHSSMAIFFVLSVIASCIFLIHFILETKFQYIPESLAVVFLGAAIGLVMKMSSQNLGDWKKEETLSPTMFFLILLPPIIYESGYTLHKGNFFQNIGSILVFAIIGTSISAFVIGGGVYILGAIDLAYKLSFTESFAFGSLISAVDPVATLAIFHALNLDPILNMLVFGESILNDAVAIVLATTALELNHIDESVSGTTAIFNGFVRFFIVFFGSAVIGAAFALLAALVFKYVDLRKYPSLEFGMMLILIYAPYGLAEGLHLSGIMAILFNGVVMSHYAHFNLSPVTQITMQQTLRTLAFIAETCVFAYLGLAIFSFKMKIEMSLIIWSILLCLIGRAVNIYPLSYLVNYFREHKISKKMMFVMWFSGLRGAIAYALALHLDFEEEKRRVIVTTTLIIVLFTIIVLGSSTMPVLKYMNRSKRINKGRRRRGSKSKRLITLSKTQEMGQAIETEHLSELTEEELEVSYRNESNLKGFVRFDARYLMPLFTRFFTDQEVKDCKSQMTDLTNRWYQTVRRPSESEEERDNLCNSGDDLYDDDYDDETFDENKNSRYFIDVGDEDDGIFADVEEGSVGHGHKHQRQHHHRHQKNDVISEKQLLCGSTKKHLYKKESSSVRSSRSTGSHRKSNQKLFQKSKLMLINNQKRNNHGYHDDEQSDNGTFVNGSILT; via the exons atgataataatgatggataaattgaaaatttttcatattgaaCGATGGTCGTCattatggccatcatcattaaaatcattaaatatGATCTTGATAAAAAGAATATcgatattgttattgttactATTATTTATTGTCCAATATGTTAActgtgatgataaaaatcctAATGAGATTTTATCGCAATCATTAAATatccaaaatttttcaacaccatcatcaacagcaacagatTCATCTTCTagtcaaacaacaacaattgtgcCAATAATAGCATCGACGAATATTTCTTCTAATTtgaattccaatttttcaacatcattacCGACGAACttatttcataattttaCTGATGATTCTACTGTTGCCAATCAGTCAACGACAAATTCAactgataataatggaacaAATATTGCCACCACTAGTCAAACATCAACACAAGTATCAATCGATCCTAATCTGCCGCATAAAGGAGCTGCCGAAGAGGAACGACATTCATCGATGGCCATATTTTTTGTCCTTTCAGTCATTGCATCGTGCatatttttaattcatttcatattggAAACCAAATTTCAATACATTCCAGAAAGTTTAGCTGTTGTGTTCCTAGGAGCTGCCATCGGATTAGTGATGAAAATGTCTAGCCAAAATCTTGGTGATTGGAAG AAAGAAGAAACCCTAAGTCCGACAATGTTCTTTTTAATTCTATTACCCCCAATCATTTACGAATCCGGTTATACATTGCATAAAGGCAATTTCTTTCAAAATATCGGTTCTATTTTAGTCTTTGCGATAATTGGCACTTCAATTTCGGCCTTTGTCATTGGTGGGGGTGTCTACATTCTTGGTGCAATCGATTTAGCTTATAAATTAAGTTTTACTGAAAGCTTTGCATTTGGTTCGTTGATTTCAGCTGTTGATCCTGTAGCTACATTGGCCATATTTCATGCCCTAAATTTGGATCCTATATTGAATATGTTGGTCTTTGGTGAAAGTATTCTTAATGACGCTGTTGCAATCGTATTGGCCACAACAGCATTAGAATTAAATCATATAGATGAAAGCGTTTCTGGTACGACGGCCATCTTCAATGGATTTGTACGTTTTTTTATCGTATTTTTTGGATCGGCCGTCATTGGAGCTGCTTTTGCATTGCTTGCTGCATTGGTCTTTAAATATGTAGATCTTCGGAAATATCCTTCATTGGAATTTggaatgatgttgattctCATTTATGCTCCTTATGGTCTGGCTGAAGGTCTTCATCTTTCTGGTATTATGGCTATCCTATTTAATGGTGTTGTAATGTCACATTACGCTCATTTCAATCTATCACCTGTTACCCAAATCACTATGCAACAAACATTGCGAACACTTGCATTTATTGCTg aaaCATGCGTTTTCGCTTACCTTGGATTAGCCATATTCagtttcaaaatgaaaattgaaatgtcaTTGATAATCTGGTCGATTCTGTTGTGTTTGATTGGCCGAGCTGTTAATATCTACCCACTTTCTTATTTGGTTAACTATTTTCGAGAGCATAAAATctcaaagaaaatgatgttcGTCATGTGGTTCAGTGGGCTTCGTGGAGCTATCGCTTACGCTTTGGCACTTCACTTGGATttcgaagaagaaaaacgCCGAGTTATTGTGACGACTACATTGATCATTGTACTATTCACCATTATCGTTTTGGGTAGTTCGACAATGCCCGTCCTTAAGTATATGAATCGAAGTAAACGAATTAATAAAGGCCGTCGGCGTCGTggttcaaaatcaaaacgtTTGATTACTCTAAGCAAAACACAAGAAATGGGACAAGCAATCGAGACTGAACATTTATCTGAATTGACCGAAGAAGAACTAGAGGTTAGTTATCGTAATGAATCGAATTTGAAAGGTTTCGTTCGATTCGATGCACGATATCTGATGCCTTTGTTCACAAGATTTTTTACCGATCAA GAGGTAAAAGATTGTAAATCACAAATGACCGATCTGACCAATCGTTGGTATCAAACCGTCAGACGACCTTCAGAATCTGAAGAAGAAAGAGACAATCTTTGCAATTCGGGTGAtgatttatatgatgatgattatgatgacgaaaCGTTTGATGAGAACAAAAACAGTCGATATTTTATTGATGTTGGCGACGAAGATGATGGAATATTTGCCGATGTAGAGGAAGGTAGTGTTGGCCATGGACATAAACACCAacgtcaacatcatcatcgacatcaaaAGAATGATGTCATATCTGAGAAACAGTTGTTGTGTGGTTCTacgaaaaaacatttatacaaaaaagaatcatcgTCCGTTCGTTCATCCAGATCAACTGGATCACATCGAAAAAGTAATcagaaattatttcaaaaatctaaattgatgcttataaacaatcaaaaacgaaacaatcatggctatcatgatgatgaacagagCGATAATGGTACATTTGTAAATGGATCAATATTAAcctaa
- the Ctu2 gene encoding cytosolic thiouridylase subunit 2, translated as MCDRFNLDDDDQDKSVSVSNVVFHRFKKKLVESNYQMNCRKCQQNRGSVLLQKKDVFCNDCLIGHCTKTFRTTIGKSRLLKSEDKILVGFSGGLSSVALVDLIRRRLDEEQFQKLRFIPSLLFIDESILDNERQIFLTKELFEFICQAKMDCYFISLQSCIGDFSNHIVMKDDTMTIQNIKDFFVQNNHSECAQRFLQNINKFRDPTLKYDFLQRFRYLILMKMAYHLNMDKVFVASTLNELSVGLMNNISLGRGIIGPNEINFCDNRYGSILLLRPMCELVSKEVVFYLKFRKLDHIPCKPDFLTSTRFPLKSSLHRLNEHFLTSLSEEFPSTIHTVFKTGNKIKSTTSTVVSLIRCKFCLAQLENQSDDKYSSYDALRLTSILSIGSEQQSSSCIDGEKFSHYCYSCSRLCNEINDKTDQFEQFCILSSLLIAKDENQSL; from the exons atgtgtGATCGTTTtaatttggatgatgatgaccaagaTAAATCTGTTTCTGTCTCCAATGTCGTGTTTCAtcgtttcaaaaaaaaacttgttgagTC AAATTATCAGATGAATTGCCGAAAATGTCAACAAAATCGAGGATCGGTTTTATTACAAAAGAAGGACGTTTTCTGTAACGATTGTTTGATTGGCCATTGTACGAAAACATTTCGTACGACAATTGGAAAGTCTCGTCTACTCAAATCGGAAGATAAAATCCTTGTAGGATTTTCAGGTGGCCTTAGTTCAGTTGCCCTGGTTGATTTAATTCGCCGTAGATTGGATGAAGAACAATTTCAAAAGCTCCGATTCATACCTTCTCTTCTATTCATTGATG AATCTATTCTTGACAATGAAAGGCAAATTTTTCTTACCAAAGAGCTTTTTGAATTCATCTGTCAAGCGAAAATGGATTGCTATTTCATATCGTTGCAATCTTGCATTGGGGATTTTTCTAATCATATTGTGATGAAAGATGATACAATGACAATTCAAAAcatcaaagattttttcgtACAAAATAACCATTCTGAATGTGCACAAAGATTTCttcaaaatatcaacaaatttCGAGATCCAACTTTAAAATATGATTTTCTTCAAAGGTTTCGGTATTTGATTCTGATGAAAATGGCATATCACTTGAATATGGATAAAGTTTTCGTTGCTAGTACTTTAAATGAATTATCCGTAGGCCTTATGAACAACATTTCATTAGGCCGTGGAATAATAGGaccaaatgaaattaatttctgTGATAATCGTTATGGCTCAATATTGCTACTTAGGCCAATGTGTGAGCTGGTTAGCAAAGAAGTTGTATTCTATCTAAAATTTCGTAAACTTGATCATATTCCATGTAAGCCGGATTTTTTGACAAGTACTAGATTTCCTCTTAAATCAAGTTTACACAGAttaaatgaacattttttaaCATCTTTATCTGAAGAATTTCCTTCCACAATACATACCGTCTTTAAGACtggtaataaaataaaatcaacaacatcaacagtAGTTTCGCTGATACGTTGTAAATTCTGTCTTGCTCAACTTGAAAATCAATCCGATGACAAATACTCATCATATGATGCATTGAGACTAACATCAATCTTATCGATTGGTTCAGAACaacagtcatcatcatgtattgatggtgaaaaatttagccattattgttattcttGTTCACGGCTATGCAATGAAATCAACGACAAAACTGAtcaatttgaacaattttgtattctttcatcattgttgattgctaaggatgaaaatcaatcattataa